The Ischnura elegans chromosome 1, ioIscEleg1.1, whole genome shotgun sequence genome contains a region encoding:
- the LOC124163545 gene encoding uncharacterized protein LOC124163545, protein MPVHNETQNLVGSLRTKDPGVYSRILSLLEEGTSYDLPMSDSGPDRAPEPLLTVERECSSSMSLKCTPDYFDTSEDDMNSIKSVPIAKQAPESQELAVSVYDQETLEKGILQQLDEALPEEKVRKMVDLQMKSVQAEMTTIKKEVLNNETFPKSPPSKDISVLQAKAETSSQKRDQSTLPSSGNDAANECSAGGDYGVYEMELLSSDNACGRPEEKLVTEQQKRSNPKIKNGCSPPLFFYIGLMLLLIYILKTINALTLYRPLVEQINNLKAQLNIQGKRYF, encoded by the exons ATGCCTGTGCATAATGAAACTCAAAATTTAGTGGGAAGTTTGCGTACCAAGGACCCTGGGGTATATTCAAGAATTCTGAGCCTCCTCGAGGAAGGCACATCATACGACCTACCTATGAGTGATAGCGGACCCGACAGAGCCCCAGAACCTCTTTTGACAGTAGAGAGAGAATGTTCCTCTAGTATGTCATTGAAATGTACCCCCGACTATTTTGACACTTCTGAAGATGACATGAACAGCATCAAGAGTGTTCCGATAGCAAAACAG GCACCAGAATCGCAAGAACTTGCAGTTTCTGTGTATGATCAAGAGACGTTGGAGAAGGGAATCCTACAACAGTTGGATGAAGCCTTACCTGaggaaaaagtgagaaaaatggTTGATCTGCAAATGAAATCAGTGCAAGCGGAAATGAC AACTATCAAAAAAGAAgttttaaataatgaaactttTCCCAAGAGTCCACCAAGTAAAGATATCTCTGTTCTGCAGGCCAAGGCGGAAACTTCATCTCAAAAAAGAGACCAATCCACACTACCCAGTTCAGGAAATGATGCG GCCAATGAGTGCTCTGCCGGAGGTGATTATGGTGTTTATGAGATGGAACTGCTTTCCTCAGATAATGCTTGTGGCCGTCCAGAGGAAAAGTTGGTGACTGAGCAGCAGAAAAGAAGCAACCCTAAGATTAAGAATGGTTGCTCACCGccactgtttttttatattgggTTAATGctattgttaatatatatccTAAAAACAATCAATGCTTTAACCCTTTATAGGCCATTGGTAGAgcagataaataatttaaaagcacaattaaacATTCAGGGtaagagatatttttga